A genomic segment from Juglans regia cultivar Chandler chromosome 14, Walnut 2.0, whole genome shotgun sequence encodes:
- the LOC109016085 gene encoding uncharacterized protein LOC109016085 — MVDLQTVCSMCGDVGFPDKLFRCNKCHNRFQHSYCSNYYSEFAEPIELCDWCQSEERSTRQGSSSKKSAAVNDAGITSRSEYSGDKIKQHDREESAEKGKSPTPSPRTATRRYKLLKDVMC; from the exons ATGGTGGATCTCCAGACTGTATGCAGCATGTGCGGCGACGTGGGCTTCCCCGACAAGCTCTTCCGCTGCAACAAATGCCACAACCGCTTCCAGCACTC GTATTGTAGTAACTACTACAGCGAATTTGCGGAGCCGATTGAACTGTGCGATTGGTGCCAAAGTGAGGAAAGGAGCACAAGACAAGGTAGCTCTTCAAAGAAATCTGCGGCTGTAAACGACGCTGGAATCACAAGCCGGTCTGAGTATTCTGGGGACAAAATTAAACAGCATGATCGCGAAGAGAGCGCCGAGAAGGGTAAGAGTCCGACACCTTCCCCACGGACTGCTACGCGCAGGTACAAGCTTCTCAAGGATGTAATGTGTTGA
- the LOC109014958 gene encoding metalloendoproteinase 4-MMP — MFLLFGKSSNFILLFFIFLIVRSPPCILARRTPGFRWINFPVTAKGYKGNRDNIERFFNATIGSHITGISEIKKHFHRFGYLTLQNDTFTDTFDARFESAITRYQEKLGLPTTGKLDYPTVSQITEPRCGVPDTVHRLHATRHYEYFPGKPRWSRRMPMRLTYAFSPENSINHLSLSDIRVVFKRAFAKWASVIPVSFLETEDYGFADIKIGFYSGDHGDGEPFDGVLGVLAHSFSPESGRLHLDAAETWTVDFETEKSPVAVDLESVATHEIGHLLGLAHSSVKETVMYPSLKPRDKKLDLTADDVEGVQALYGSNPNFRTGSLLESDISTNQGVDYRAGTSTWAISVLVLILCLYV, encoded by the coding sequence ATGTTTCTCTTATTCGGTAAATCTAGCAACTTTATCttgctcttcttcatcttcctaaTTGTCCGCTCGCCCCCATGCATTCTTGCCAGAAGAACGCCCGGATTCAGGTGGATCAATTTCCCGGTAACTGCAAAAGGCTATAAGGGCAATCGGGACAACATCGAAAGGTTCTTCAACGCGACTATAGGCAGCCACATCACTGGCATATCGGAAATCAAAAAACACTTTCATCGTTTTGGCTATCTCACATTGCAGAACGACACATTCACCGACACGTTCGACGCTCGGTTCGAATCGGCTATTACACGCTACCAAGAGAAACTCGGCCTACCCACTACGGGTAAGCTTGATTACCCTACAGTTTCTCAAATTACCGAGCCAAGGTGTGGCGTGCCCGACACAGTCCATAGGTTGCATGCAACCCGACATTACGAATATTTTCCGGGGAAACCTCGATGGTCACGGCGCATGCCAATGAGGCTCACTTACGCATTCTCGCCGGAGAATTCGATAAACCACTTGAGCTTATCAGACATAAGGGTCGTTTTCAAACGCGCATTTGCGAAGTGGGCATCGGTTATACCAGTGAGTTTCTTGGAGACCGAGGACTATGGCTTCGCAGATATAAAAATTGGGTTTTACAGCGGCGACCACGGAGACGGAGAGCCATTCGATGGGGTTCTGGGAGTTCTGGCCCACTCATTCTCGCCTGAGAGCGGGAGACTCCATCTCGATGCGGCGGAGACCTGGACCGTTGATTTTGAGACGGAGAAATCACCGGTGGCCGTTGATTTGGAATCTGTAGCGACCCATGAGATCGGGCATTTGCTAGGTTTAGCCCACAGCTCGGTGAAGGAGACTGTTATGTACCCTAGCTTGAAGCCTAGGGATAAGAAGTTGGATTTGACAGCGGACGATGTGGAAGGAGTGCAAGCTCTGTATGGATCAAACCCTAACTTTAGGACTGGGTCTTTGTTAGAGTCTGATATTTCCACAAATCAGGGTGTTGATTACAGAGCTGGCACATCTACGTGGGCAATATCAGTGCTGGTTTTGATTCTTTGTTTGTACGTATGA